In one window of Marinitoga hydrogenitolerans DSM 16785 DNA:
- a CDS encoding DUF438 domain-containing protein, which translates to MSELFNKKEYLKNLIRRVNDEKDNEKLKEELQKTIKELSAEDIAVVEQELMENEGITIEQIQSVCDVHLGLFKEYIDQEKIDVEEWHPIFILMKEHEHIIKTAEGIRDIAKQILSKKSIQEAFPIFMKLSMYLDELMAAENYFLKEENVLFPYIEKHGITKPPAVMWKEHDQVRELRKKIIAIKENRNFEEAKKELYNLSLFLLEFFMNHVRKEHSVLFPTALKLISDDEWIDIRQQFDEIGYCCFDPKPLEIEVKKEENLVDGKIKLPSGELTVEQLKFMLNTLPIDITFVDANDEVKYFSESKERIFIRSRAIVGRKVQNCHPQKSIDIVNKIVSDFKTGKKDHADFWLKLGEKYVYIRYFAVRNDKGEYLGTLEVTQDIAPIKEIDGERRIYDEN; encoded by the coding sequence ATGAGTGAACTATTTAATAAAAAGGAATATTTAAAAAACTTAATAAGAAGAGTAAATGATGAAAAAGACAATGAAAAATTAAAAGAGGAATTACAAAAAACAATAAAAGAATTATCTGCAGAAGACATTGCTGTTGTTGAACAAGAATTGATGGAAAATGAAGGTATAACAATTGAACAAATTCAGTCTGTCTGTGATGTGCATTTAGGACTTTTTAAAGAGTATATTGATCAAGAAAAAATTGATGTTGAGGAATGGCACCCTATATTTATCTTAATGAAAGAACATGAGCATATAATTAAAACAGCTGAAGGAATTAGAGATATAGCAAAACAAATATTGTCTAAAAAATCTATACAGGAAGCATTTCCGATATTTATGAAATTAAGTATGTATTTAGATGAATTAATGGCAGCTGAAAATTATTTTTTAAAAGAAGAAAATGTACTTTTTCCGTATATAGAAAAACATGGAATTACTAAACCGCCAGCAGTAATGTGGAAAGAACATGATCAAGTAAGAGAGTTAAGAAAAAAAATTATCGCAATAAAGGAAAATAGAAATTTTGAAGAGGCAAAAAAAGAATTATATAATTTATCTTTATTTTTATTAGAATTTTTCATGAATCATGTTCGTAAAGAACACTCTGTATTGTTTCCGACAGCATTAAAACTTATCAGTGATGATGAATGGATTGATATTCGCCAACAATTTGATGAAATAGGATATTGTTGCTTTGATCCAAAACCATTAGAAATAGAAGTGAAGAAAGAGGAAAATTTAGTCGATGGAAAAATAAAACTGCCAAGTGGCGAATTAACAGTTGAGCAATTAAAGTTTATGTTAAACACTTTACCGATAGATATAACCTTTGTAGATGCGAATGATGAAGTGAAATATTTTAGTGAATCAAAAGAAAGAATATTTATTAGAAGTAGAGCAATAGTAGGTAGAAAGGTACAAAATTGCCATCCGCAAAAAAGTATTGATATAGTAAACAAAATTGTTAGTGATTTTAAAACAGGAAAAAAAGATCATGCTGATTTTTGGTTAAAATTGGGAGAAAAATATGTATATATTAGATATTTTGCTGTGAGAAATGACAAAGGGGAATATCTTGGTACACTGGAAGTAACTCAGGATATAGCACCTATAAAGGAAATAGATGGTGAAAGACGTATTTATGACGAAAATTAA